Proteins encoded within one genomic window of Streptomyces rubradiris:
- the glnA gene encoding type I glutamate--ammonia ligase has translation MFQNADEAKKFIADEDVKFVDVRFCDLPGVMQHFTVPVEAFDPDEELAFDGSSIRGFQAIHESDMALRADLSTARVDPFRRDKTLNINFFIHDPITGEQYSRDPRNVAKKAEAYLASTGIADTAYFGPEAEFYVFDSVRFATSANESFYHIDSEAGAWNTGALENNRGYKVRYKGGYFPVPPVDHFADLRAEISLELDKQGLKVERQHHEVGTAGQAEINYKFNTLLAAADDLQLFKYIVKNVAWRNGKTATFMPKPIFGDNGSGMHVHQSLWSNGDPLFYDEAGYAGLSDMARYYIGGILKHAPSLLAFTNPTVNSYHRLVPGFEAPINLVYSQRNRSAAMRIPITGSNPKAKRVEFRAPDSSGNPYLAFSALLLAGLDGIKNKIEPAEPIDKDLYELAPEEHANVAQVPTSLNAVLDALEADHEFLLQGDVFTSDLIETWIDFKRTNEIAPLQLRPHPHEFELYFDV, from the coding sequence ATGTTCCAGAACGCCGACGAGGCCAAGAAGTTCATCGCGGACGAGGACGTCAAGTTCGTCGACGTCCGCTTCTGCGACCTGCCGGGCGTCATGCAGCACTTCACGGTGCCCGTCGAGGCGTTCGACCCGGACGAGGAGCTGGCCTTCGACGGATCGTCGATCCGCGGTTTCCAGGCCATCCACGAGTCCGACATGGCTCTGCGTGCCGACCTGTCCACGGCCCGTGTCGACCCGTTCCGCCGGGACAAGACCCTCAACATCAACTTCTTCATCCACGACCCGATCACCGGCGAGCAGTACTCCCGTGACCCGCGCAACGTGGCGAAGAAGGCGGAGGCGTACCTGGCGTCGACGGGCATCGCCGACACCGCGTACTTCGGTCCCGAGGCCGAGTTCTACGTCTTCGACAGCGTGCGCTTCGCCACCTCGGCGAACGAGTCCTTCTACCACATCGACTCCGAGGCGGGTGCCTGGAACACCGGCGCCCTGGAGAACAACCGCGGCTACAAGGTCCGCTACAAGGGCGGCTACTTCCCGGTCCCGCCGGTCGACCACTTCGCCGACCTGCGCGCCGAGATCTCCCTGGAGCTGGACAAGCAGGGCCTGAAGGTCGAGCGCCAGCACCACGAGGTGGGCACCGCCGGCCAGGCGGAGATCAACTACAAGTTCAACACGCTGCTGGCCGCCGCCGACGACCTCCAGCTCTTCAAGTACATCGTGAAGAACGTGGCCTGGCGCAACGGCAAGACCGCGACCTTCATGCCGAAGCCGATCTTCGGCGACAACGGCTCGGGCATGCACGTGCACCAGTCGCTGTGGAGCAACGGCGACCCGCTGTTCTACGACGAGGCCGGGTACGCGGGCCTGTCGGACATGGCCCGCTACTACATCGGCGGCATCCTCAAGCACGCTCCGTCGCTGCTGGCCTTCACCAACCCGACGGTGAACTCGTACCACCGTCTGGTGCCGGGCTTCGAGGCGCCGATCAACCTGGTGTACTCGCAGCGCAACCGCTCGGCCGCGATGCGCATCCCGATCACGGGCTCCAACCCGAAGGCCAAGCGCGTCGAGTTCCGCGCGCCCGACTCCTCCGGCAACCCGTACCTCGCCTTCTCGGCGCTGCTGCTCGCGGGCCTGGACGGCATCAAGAACAAGATCGAGCCGGCCGAGCCGATCGACAAGGACCTGTACGAGCTGGCTCCCGAGGAGCACGCGAACGTCGCCCAGGTCCCGACCTCGCTGAACGCCGTCCTCGACGCGCTGGAGGCCGACCACGAGTTCCTCCTCCAGGGCGACGTGTTCACGTCCGACCTGATCGAGACGTGGATCGACTTCAAGCGCACCAACGAGATCGCCCCCCTCCAGCTCCGCCCGCACCCGCACGAGTTCGAGCTGTACTTCGACGTGTGA
- a CDS encoding alpha/beta hydrolase: MDRISPFTHAYDGERLSGAGAGPAGRATALLLHGAGNGSKERLLPFLADFAGQGCRALALDFSGHGESTGELAELSLRRRYEQAVAVLDAHAPAGDPLVIVGFSMSGQTVADLMRHYGRRVAAVGLCAPAVYGQDAWDVPFGNGDSRFSELIRTPDSWRDSPALEVFRAYAGRAVLAVPGHDTVIPAAVTEAIQEALSERARFSRFDLPDAEHMLGLWFRDHAEDRREFVTRLLAGLDGHSEAPLR, encoded by the coding sequence ATGGACCGAATCTCCCCCTTCACGCACGCGTACGACGGTGAACGGCTCAGCGGGGCCGGTGCCGGACCGGCCGGCCGGGCCACGGCGCTGCTGCTCCACGGCGCGGGCAACGGCAGCAAGGAGCGGCTGCTGCCGTTCCTCGCCGACTTCGCCGGCCAAGGCTGCCGCGCCCTCGCCCTCGACTTCTCCGGGCACGGTGAAAGCACGGGCGAGCTGGCGGAGTTGAGTCTGCGCCGCCGGTACGAGCAGGCGGTGGCGGTGCTCGACGCGCACGCTCCGGCGGGCGATCCGCTGGTCATCGTCGGCTTCAGCATGAGCGGGCAGACGGTCGCCGATCTCATGCGGCACTACGGGCGCCGGGTCGCGGCCGTGGGGCTGTGCGCGCCCGCCGTGTACGGCCAGGACGCCTGGGACGTGCCGTTCGGCAACGGCGACAGCCGCTTCTCGGAGCTGATCCGCACGCCGGACAGCTGGCGGGACTCCCCCGCCCTGGAGGTGTTCCGCGCGTACGCGGGCCGGGCGGTGCTGGCGGTGCCGGGCCACGACACGGTCATCCCTGCGGCGGTCACCGAGGCCATACAGGAGGCGCTGTCGGAGCGGGCCCGGTTCTCCCGCTTCGACCTCCCGGACGCCGAACACATGCTGGGCCTGTGGTTCCGCGACCACGCCGAGGACCGGCGGGAGTTCGTGACGCGGCTGCTGGCGGGCCTGGACGGGCACTCGGAGGCGCCCCTTCGGTGA
- a CDS encoding arsenate reductase family protein: protein MEIWINPACSKCRSALTLLDAEGAEYTVRRYLEDVPGEDEIRAVLDRLGLEPWDITRTQEAAAKELGLKEWPRDAGSRDRWIAALAGHPKLIQRPIITADDGTALVARSEEAVREALARSEH, encoded by the coding sequence ATGGAGATCTGGATCAATCCCGCCTGCTCGAAGTGCCGTAGCGCGCTGACCCTGCTCGACGCCGAGGGGGCCGAGTACACCGTGCGGCGGTACCTGGAGGACGTGCCGGGCGAGGACGAGATCAGGGCCGTGCTGGACCGGCTGGGTCTCGAACCGTGGGACATCACCCGCACCCAGGAGGCGGCGGCCAAGGAGCTGGGGCTCAAGGAGTGGCCGCGCGACGCGGGCTCCCGGGACCGCTGGATCGCCGCGCTCGCCGGGCACCCCAAGCTCATCCAGCGGCCGATCATCACCGCGGACGACGGGACGGCGCTGGTGGCCCGCAGCGAGGAGGCCGTACGGGAGGCCCTGGCCCGCAGCGAGCACTGA
- the glnII gene encoding glutamine synthetase, with amino-acid sequence MTFKAEYIWIDGTSPTAKLRSKTKVITGAPAGLDTLPLWGFDGSSTNQAAGNSSDCVLRPVFTCPDPIRGGDDILVLCEVLDTDLTPHPTNTRATLAEVAERFAAQEPIFGIEQEYTFFAGSRPLGFPEGGFPAPQGGYYCGVGADEIFGRDVVEAHLDNCLKAGLGISGINAEVMPGQWEFQVGPLSPLEVSDQLWVARWLLYRTAEDFGVSATLDPKPVKGDWNGAGAHTNFSTKAMREGYDAIITACESLGEGSKPLDHVKNYGAGIDERLTGLHETAPWDKFSYGVSDRGASVRIPWQVEKDGKGYIEDRRPNANVDPYVVTRLLVDTCCTALEKAGQV; translated from the coding sequence GTGACCTTCAAGGCTGAGTACATCTGGATCGACGGCACCTCGCCGACGGCCAAGCTCCGTTCCAAGACGAAGGTCATCACGGGCGCCCCGGCCGGTCTCGACACGCTGCCGCTGTGGGGCTTCGACGGCTCCTCCACCAACCAGGCCGCGGGCAACTCCTCGGACTGCGTGCTCAGGCCGGTCTTCACCTGCCCGGACCCGATCCGCGGCGGCGACGACATCCTGGTGCTGTGCGAGGTGCTGGACACCGACCTGACCCCGCACCCGACCAACACCCGCGCGACGCTGGCCGAGGTGGCCGAGCGGTTCGCCGCGCAGGAGCCGATCTTCGGCATCGAGCAGGAGTACACCTTCTTCGCCGGCTCCCGTCCGCTGGGCTTCCCCGAGGGCGGCTTCCCGGCCCCGCAGGGCGGCTACTACTGCGGTGTCGGAGCCGACGAGATCTTCGGCCGGGACGTCGTCGAGGCCCACCTCGACAACTGCCTGAAGGCGGGCCTCGGCATCTCCGGCATCAACGCCGAGGTCATGCCCGGCCAGTGGGAGTTCCAGGTCGGCCCGCTGTCCCCGCTGGAGGTCTCCGACCAGCTGTGGGTGGCCCGCTGGCTGCTGTACCGCACCGCCGAGGACTTCGGTGTCTCCGCGACCCTGGACCCCAAGCCGGTCAAGGGCGACTGGAACGGCGCGGGCGCGCACACCAACTTCTCCACCAAGGCCATGCGCGAGGGCTACGACGCCATCATCACCGCCTGCGAGTCGCTCGGCGAGGGCTCGAAGCCGCTGGACCACGTGAAGAACTACGGCGCCGGCATCGACGAGCGCCTGACCGGCCTGCACGAGACGGCCCCGTGGGACAAGTTCTCCTACGGCGTCTCCGACCGGGGTGCCTCGGTGCGCATCCCGTGGCAGGTCGAGAAGGACGGCAAGGGCTACATCGAGGACCGCCGCCCGAACGCGAACGTCGACCCGTACGTGGTGACCCGCCTGCTGGTGGACACCTGCTGCACCGCGCTGGAGAAGGCCGGCCAGGTCTGA
- a CDS encoding winged helix-turn-helix domain-containing protein, producing MATTRSLSTATLPAPAPNGTRHRLRAVDRDEAVHVADFLPPGATWLPAPQHTLPTLPGRPPMVGYLVLVPADQRPPFPPVAVPDQPEDQAGRTEPDPGAEPLVRIDPVRRTASVEGRELDLTYLEFELLAHLVAHPHRVHTRDQLVTTVWGYGHVGDGRTVDVHIARLRRKLGDRHRKSIQTVRRVGYKYTPATAR from the coding sequence ATGGCGACCACCCGATCCCTCTCCACCGCCACCCTGCCCGCCCCCGCCCCGAACGGCACCCGGCACCGGCTGCGCGCCGTAGACCGGGACGAGGCGGTCCACGTGGCGGACTTCCTGCCGCCGGGCGCCACCTGGCTGCCCGCGCCGCAGCACACCCTGCCCACCCTGCCGGGCCGGCCGCCGATGGTCGGCTACCTGGTGCTGGTCCCCGCCGACCAGCGGCCCCCGTTCCCGCCGGTCGCCGTCCCCGACCAGCCGGAGGACCAGGCCGGGCGCACCGAGCCGGACCCCGGCGCCGAGCCGCTGGTGCGGATCGACCCGGTGCGGCGCACCGCCAGCGTCGAGGGCCGCGAACTCGACCTGACCTACCTGGAGTTCGAGCTGCTGGCCCACCTGGTGGCGCACCCGCACCGGGTGCACACCCGCGACCAGCTCGTCACCACGGTATGGGGCTACGGGCACGTCGGCGACGGCCGCACCGTGGACGTGCACATCGCCCGGCTGCGCCGCAAGCTGGGCGACCGGCACCGCAAGTCGATCCAGACCGTGCGCCGGGTCGGCTACAAGTACACCCCGGCGACCGCCCGCTGA
- a CDS encoding NAD-dependent epimerase/dehydratase family protein has translation MRLLVLGGTEFVGRAVVQAALGRGWEVTVFHRGRHQPPPGARSLHGDRTAPDGLAALAAERAGWDAVVDTWSAAPRAVHEAARLLRGRAGRYAYVSSRSVYVWPWPPGAAEDAPLVEGAADAGATDYAADKRGGELAVVGAFGAADALLVRAGLILGPYENVGRLPWWLTRIARGGPVLAPGPRELPLQYIDARDLADWLLGALERGLGGPYNLVSPPGHTTMGELLATCVRATGADAELRWTAPEAILAAGIEPWTELPVWVPPGGETHGAVHGADVSRAVATGLVCRPVAQTVEDTWRWLSGLGGTGPLRTDRTRPGLDPEVEAKVLGLAGGVPGTTP, from the coding sequence ATGAGACTTCTCGTGCTGGGCGGTACGGAGTTCGTGGGGCGGGCCGTCGTCCAGGCCGCGCTCGGGCGCGGCTGGGAGGTGACCGTCTTCCACCGGGGACGTCACCAACCGCCGCCCGGAGCGCGGTCGTTGCACGGCGACCGCACCGCGCCCGACGGCCTCGCCGCGCTCGCCGCGGAGCGGGCCGGCTGGGACGCCGTGGTGGACACCTGGTCGGCCGCCCCGCGCGCCGTGCACGAGGCGGCCCGGCTGCTGCGCGGCCGGGCCGGGCGGTACGCGTACGTCTCCAGCCGGTCGGTGTACGTGTGGCCCTGGCCGCCCGGCGCCGCCGAGGACGCCCCGCTGGTCGAGGGCGCCGCCGACGCCGGGGCCACGGACTACGCGGCCGACAAGCGCGGCGGGGAACTGGCCGTCGTCGGCGCCTTCGGCGCGGCGGACGCGCTGCTGGTGCGGGCCGGGCTGATCCTCGGCCCGTACGAGAACGTGGGCCGGCTGCCCTGGTGGCTGACCCGGATCGCGCGCGGCGGCCCGGTCCTGGCGCCCGGCCCGCGCGAGCTGCCCCTCCAGTACATCGACGCCCGGGACCTCGCCGACTGGCTGCTCGGCGCCCTGGAACGCGGCCTGGGCGGGCCGTACAACCTGGTGAGCCCGCCCGGCCACACCACCATGGGCGAGCTGCTCGCCACCTGTGTACGGGCGACCGGCGCGGACGCGGAGCTGCGCTGGACCGCTCCGGAGGCGATCCTGGCCGCCGGGATCGAGCCGTGGACCGAGCTGCCGGTGTGGGTGCCGCCGGGCGGCGAGACACACGGCGCCGTGCACGGCGCGGACGTGTCGCGGGCGGTGGCGACCGGGCTGGTGTGCCGCCCGGTGGCACAGACGGTCGAGGACACCTGGCGCTGGCTGAGCGGGCTCGGCGGCACCGGGCCGCTGCGTACCGACCGCACCCGTCCGGGCCTGGACCCCGAGGTGGAGGCGAAGGTGCTGGGCCTGGCCGGGGGTGTACCTGGCACCACCCCCTGA
- a CDS encoding sensor histidine kinase → MNTDVQRDDFRARTRQAVLAAVQGLVLALAMPPVTVLCFAFTVMSLELLPLGLGLFLVPPVLGAVRRYAQVRRQLAAEWGGVVIPVVYRPVPPGAGPWTRTVTLLRDPQTWRDLLWLLTDMTAGTVTALLPAVLLFFPVQGFLVAAGLWRAYVREPGDIYWYAFVPVTGQATALLAAALAAVLLVVAHRFTPRLLTAHFRLTRAVLGGGRGDLTERVRVLTETRRDAVDTSAAELRRIERDLHDGAQARLVAMGMDLGTIEMLVERDPAAAKKLIAQARRNSAEALEELRDLVRGIHPPVLAERGLGDAVRALALRLPLPAEVSVELSGRAEAPVESAAYFAVNEVLTNAVKHSGADRVWIDVHHTDGRLRLTVTDDGRGGAVVGAGSGLAGVERRLGTFDGVLAVSSPAGGPTMVTMEIPCVLS, encoded by the coding sequence ATGAACACCGACGTCCAGCGGGACGACTTCCGCGCCCGCACCCGGCAGGCGGTGCTGGCCGCCGTACAGGGGCTGGTCCTGGCCCTGGCGATGCCGCCGGTGACGGTGCTGTGCTTCGCCTTCACCGTCATGTCCCTCGAACTCCTCCCGCTCGGCCTCGGCCTGTTCCTGGTGCCTCCGGTGCTCGGCGCGGTCCGCAGGTACGCGCAGGTGCGGCGGCAACTGGCCGCCGAGTGGGGCGGGGTGGTGATACCGGTGGTGTACCGGCCGGTGCCGCCGGGGGCGGGCCCGTGGACGCGCACGGTCACCCTGCTCCGGGACCCGCAGACCTGGCGGGACCTGCTGTGGCTGCTCACCGACATGACCGCGGGCACGGTCACCGCGCTGCTCCCGGCCGTGCTGCTGTTCTTCCCCGTCCAGGGGTTCCTGGTGGCGGCCGGGCTGTGGCGGGCGTACGTGCGGGAACCGGGCGACATCTACTGGTACGCGTTCGTGCCGGTCACCGGGCAGGCGACCGCGCTGCTCGCCGCCGCCCTCGCGGCCGTGCTGCTGGTGGTCGCCCACCGCTTCACCCCGCGGCTGCTCACCGCGCACTTCCGGCTCACCCGGGCCGTGCTCGGCGGCGGCCGGGGCGACCTCACCGAGCGGGTGCGGGTGCTGACCGAGACCCGGCGGGACGCGGTGGACACCTCGGCCGCCGAGCTGCGCCGGATCGAACGGGACCTGCACGACGGCGCGCAGGCCCGGCTGGTCGCCATGGGCATGGACCTCGGCACCATCGAGATGCTGGTCGAACGGGACCCGGCCGCGGCGAAGAAGCTGATCGCGCAGGCCCGCCGGAACTCCGCCGAGGCCCTGGAGGAGCTGCGCGACCTGGTGCGCGGCATCCATCCGCCGGTCCTCGCCGAGCGCGGACTGGGCGACGCGGTACGGGCGTTGGCGCTGCGGCTGCCGCTGCCGGCCGAGGTGAGCGTGGAGCTGTCCGGCCGGGCGGAGGCGCCGGTGGAGTCGGCCGCCTACTTCGCGGTCAACGAGGTGCTGACCAACGCGGTCAAGCACTCCGGAGCCGACCGGGTCTGGATCGACGTGCACCACACCGACGGCCGGCTGCGGCTCACCGTCACCGACGACGGGCGGGGCGGCGCGGTGGTGGGGGCCGGCTCGGGGCTCGCGGGGGTGGAGCGCCGGCTCGGTACATTCGACGGCGTCCTGGCCGTCAGCAGCCCCGCCGGCGGCCCCACCATGGTGACCATGGAGATCCCGTGCGTGTTGTCCTAG
- a CDS encoding DUF1996 domain-containing protein has protein sequence MGRNTRKRRTPPAAKALAAVAALALGGGGLVWANVHASAHEPDQRAWGDNRTKAATARVATVSCPDVGQRLTDVPEPARQGVARELATLDRQITEAYARLAGTRDAQAKDPGFVRNAIVGPLGEKRAATIDRIRTGIQRAGGSFDTALERLAPCTTRSTNRTDAAGGPRDGGRRDDGGQRGGIGGQAGNGPVAADFVDITEVAPNVRGGPRRTGNASTGTFTTRCGVNANKNHNTDNVIVAPGVTNGAHHLHDYVGNQKVDAFASDRTLLRGGTSCRNRADLSSYYWPVVRVQDGTRDFDQNADGGGKEGNVGRILTPVRAEIKYVGSPVGKVVAMPRFLRVITGDAKATTNGPANANAHWSCTGFEDKVQLTDRYPICPRGSEVVRSFAFQSCWDGRNTDSANHRTHVAFADPASGACPDGFTAIPQLTMRLVYAVPPPVIRNGRVRNAYAVDGFPEQLHKAATDHDDFISVTKNGLADRIADCLNRGLSCA, from the coding sequence ATGGGACGCAACACTCGAAAACGCCGTACGCCGCCGGCCGCCAAGGCCCTCGCCGCGGTGGCGGCCCTGGCGCTCGGCGGGGGCGGGCTGGTCTGGGCGAACGTCCACGCCTCGGCGCACGAGCCGGACCAGCGGGCCTGGGGCGACAACCGGACCAAGGCCGCCACGGCCCGGGTCGCGACCGTCTCCTGCCCGGACGTCGGCCAGCGGCTGACGGACGTGCCGGAGCCGGCCCGGCAGGGCGTCGCCCGTGAACTGGCCACCCTGGACCGGCAGATCACCGAGGCGTACGCCCGGCTCGCCGGCACCCGGGACGCACAGGCGAAGGACCCCGGGTTCGTGCGGAACGCGATCGTCGGTCCTCTCGGCGAGAAACGCGCGGCGACGATCGACCGGATCCGGACCGGCATCCAGCGGGCCGGCGGGTCCTTCGACACCGCGCTGGAACGGCTCGCCCCCTGCACGACGCGGAGCACGAACCGGACCGACGCGGCCGGCGGGCCGCGAGACGGGGGGCGGCGGGACGACGGCGGGCAGCGGGGAGGCATCGGCGGGCAGGCCGGCAACGGCCCCGTCGCGGCGGACTTCGTGGACATCACCGAGGTCGCACCGAACGTCCGGGGCGGACCGCGCCGGACCGGCAACGCCTCGACCGGCACGTTCACCACCCGCTGCGGGGTGAACGCCAACAAGAACCACAACACCGACAACGTGATCGTGGCCCCCGGTGTCACCAACGGCGCGCACCACCTGCACGACTACGTCGGCAACCAGAAGGTCGACGCCTTCGCGAGCGATCGGACGCTCCTGCGTGGCGGGACCAGCTGCCGCAACCGCGCTGACCTGTCGTCGTACTACTGGCCGGTGGTCCGCGTCCAGGACGGCACCCGGGACTTCGACCAGAACGCCGACGGCGGCGGCAAGGAGGGCAACGTCGGCCGCATCCTGACCCCGGTCCGGGCCGAGATCAAGTACGTCGGCAGCCCGGTGGGCAAGGTCGTCGCGATGCCGCGGTTCCTGCGCGTCATCACCGGTGACGCCAAGGCCACCACCAACGGCCCGGCCAACGCCAACGCGCACTGGAGCTGCACCGGCTTCGAGGACAAGGTGCAGCTCACCGACCGGTACCCGATCTGTCCGCGGGGCAGCGAGGTGGTGCGCTCCTTCGCCTTCCAGAGCTGCTGGGACGGGCGGAACACCGACAGCGCCAACCACCGTACGCACGTGGCCTTCGCCGACCCGGCCAGTGGCGCCTGCCCGGACGGGTTCACGGCGATCCCGCAGCTGACCATGCGGCTCGTGTACGCCGTTCCCCCGCCGGTGATCCGGAACGGACGGGTGAGGAACGCCTATGCGGTGGACGGCTTCCCCGAGCAGCTGCACAAGGCGGCCACGGACCACGACGACTTCATCAGCGTCACCAAGAACGGACTGGCCGACAGGATCGCCGACTGCCTCAACCGCGGTCTCAGCTGCGCGTGA
- a CDS encoding tetratricopeptide repeat protein, whose translation MCEGGAVNQDWEDRVAAAWGSFDDYPPERAHEFRALIDTLVAELPADSPLGPFERACAWDSTGHSDKAVPLYREALARGLTGSERRQAKIQLSSSLRNIGQPEEGVKLLTPELDAPSDELDDAVRAVLALCLSSLGRDREGLSLVLGALAPHLPRYQRSMANYARALVDPEV comes from the coding sequence GTGTGCGAGGGTGGCGCGGTGAACCAAGACTGGGAAGACCGCGTGGCCGCCGCCTGGGGCTCGTTCGACGACTATCCGCCGGAGCGGGCGCACGAGTTCCGCGCGCTGATCGACACCCTCGTCGCCGAACTGCCCGCCGACAGCCCGCTCGGCCCGTTCGAGCGGGCCTGCGCCTGGGACTCGACCGGGCACTCGGACAAGGCGGTACCGCTGTACCGGGAGGCGCTGGCCCGCGGCCTCACGGGCTCCGAGCGCCGCCAAGCGAAGATCCAACTGTCCAGCTCGCTGCGGAACATCGGGCAGCCGGAGGAGGGCGTCAAGCTGCTCACCCCCGAACTCGACGCCCCGTCGGACGAGTTGGACGACGCGGTACGGGCGGTCCTCGCCCTGTGCCTGTCCAGCCTCGGCCGCGACCGCGAGGGCCTGTCCCTGGTGCTCGGCGCGCTCGCCCCGCATCTGCCGCGCTACCAGCGGTCGATGGCCAACTATGCGCGCGCCCTGGTCGATCCGGAGGTCTGA
- a CDS encoding metal-dependent hydrolase: MSNTQARVPLKARQVSFSWDGTPLHWVPGDPFTTHTINVLHLLLPAGERWFVRVYQQALPLIRDDRLREDVIGFIGQEAVHSQAHDEVLPRLKELGLDPTPYTAQVDWFFEKLLGDRTLPPGRPRRWWLLERVALIAAIEHYTAFLGNWVLNAGELDRRGADPVMLDLLRWHGAEEVEHRSVAFELFTHLDGSYRRRVRTWATAFTALVFLWQRGARFFMANDPTLTDGRATLKDFHDRGKRGLLPGTGDMLRSIPRYLSRAYHPAREGDTAQALAYLAVSPAATAAERRAA, translated from the coding sequence ATGTCTAATACGCAGGCCCGGGTGCCGCTCAAGGCACGCCAGGTGTCCTTCTCCTGGGACGGCACGCCGCTGCACTGGGTGCCGGGCGATCCCTTCACCACGCACACCATCAATGTGCTGCACCTGCTGCTGCCCGCCGGGGAGCGCTGGTTCGTGCGGGTGTACCAGCAGGCGCTGCCGCTGATCCGGGACGACCGGCTCCGCGAGGACGTCATCGGCTTCATCGGGCAGGAGGCCGTGCACTCCCAGGCGCACGACGAGGTGCTGCCCCGCCTGAAGGAGCTGGGGCTCGACCCGACGCCGTACACCGCGCAGGTCGACTGGTTCTTCGAGAAGCTGCTCGGCGACCGGACCCTGCCGCCGGGCAGGCCGCGCAGATGGTGGCTGCTGGAGCGGGTGGCGCTGATCGCGGCCATCGAGCACTACACGGCGTTCCTCGGGAACTGGGTGCTGAACGCCGGGGAGCTGGACCGGCGCGGCGCCGACCCGGTCATGCTGGACCTGCTGCGCTGGCACGGCGCGGAGGAGGTGGAGCACCGCTCGGTCGCCTTCGAGCTGTTCACGCACCTCGACGGAAGCTACCGCCGACGGGTGCGGACCTGGGCCACCGCCTTCACGGCACTGGTGTTCCTGTGGCAGCGCGGGGCGCGGTTCTTCATGGCGAACGACCCGACCCTCACCGATGGCAGGGCCACGCTCAAGGACTTCCACGACCGGGGCAAGCGGGGCCTGCTGCCCGGCACCGGGGACATGCTGCGGTCCATACCCCGCTATCTGAGCCGCGCCTACCACCCCGCGCGGGAGGGCGACACCGCGCAGGCCCTCGCCTACCTGGCCGTCTCCCCCGCGGCCACGGCGGCGGAACGGAGGGCCGCGTGA
- a CDS encoding PDR/VanB family oxidoreductase produces MPKPRTAALVAGATAAALLTRRALRRRVSASPLWPLPALDPPVSGQARTRPPRLLLTAHETIADGVVRLRLEGRGLPRWEPGAHVDLVLPSGLVRQYSLCGDPGDTSAYTLATRLVPDGRGGSREVHEQLTEGMELEVRGPRNRFPLVAAPAYVFVAGGIGITPVLPMLRALPDGTEWRLLYGGRTRASMPFLDEVAKLAGDRLTVVAEDEEGRPDLAALFAGTAEGTAVYCCGPEGLMAAVERALPEGATLHLERFAPRTAAGPDAAFEVELRRSGRTVTVPADSSVLAAVRRELPGTAYSCEQGFCGTCQQRVLEGEVEHRDELLTDAERHDSMLICVSRARGDRLVLDM; encoded by the coding sequence ATGCCGAAGCCGCGCACCGCCGCGCTCGTCGCGGGCGCCACGGCCGCCGCCCTGCTCACCCGGCGGGCGCTGCGCCGCCGGGTGAGCGCCTCGCCGCTGTGGCCGCTGCCCGCCCTGGACCCGCCGGTCTCCGGCCAGGCCCGGACCCGGCCCCCGCGGCTGCTGCTCACCGCGCACGAGACCATCGCCGACGGGGTGGTACGGCTGCGCCTGGAGGGCCGCGGGCTGCCGCGCTGGGAGCCGGGGGCGCACGTCGACCTGGTGCTGCCCTCGGGGCTCGTCCGGCAGTACTCCCTGTGCGGGGACCCCGGGGACACCTCCGCGTACACCCTCGCCACCCGGCTGGTGCCGGACGGCCGGGGCGGCTCCCGCGAGGTGCACGAGCAGCTCACCGAGGGCATGGAGCTGGAGGTGCGCGGACCGCGGAATCGTTTCCCCCTGGTCGCGGCGCCCGCCTACGTCTTCGTCGCCGGCGGCATCGGCATCACCCCCGTCCTGCCGATGCTGCGGGCCCTGCCGGACGGCACCGAGTGGCGGCTGCTGTACGGCGGGCGGACGCGGGCCTCGATGCCGTTCCTGGACGAGGTGGCGAAGCTCGCGGGCGACCGGCTGACGGTCGTCGCCGAGGACGAGGAGGGGCGGCCGGACCTGGCCGCGCTGTTCGCGGGGACGGCCGAGGGCACGGCGGTGTACTGCTGCGGCCCCGAGGGCCTGATGGCGGCCGTGGAGCGGGCGCTGCCGGAGGGGGCCACCCTGCACCTGGAGCGGTTCGCGCCGCGTACGGCGGCCGGCCCGGACGCCGCCTTCGAGGTGGAACTGCGCCGGAGCGGACGCACGGTGACGGTCCCGGCGGATTCCAGCGTGCTGGCCGCCGTACGCCGGGAACTGCCCGGCACCGCGTACTCCTGCGAGCAGGGCTTCTGCGGCACCTGTCAGCAGCGGGTGCTGGAGGGCGAGGTCGAGCACCGGGACGAGTTGCTGACGGATGCCGAACGGCACGACTCGATGCTGATCTGCGTGTCCCGGGCCCGCGGCGACCGGCTGGTGCTCGACATGTGA